GCACACCTTTTTGTGCCACGTACGATTTTGAATCGGAAACCGATAAATGCGTGACTATTCGTGAACGCGACACAACCAAACAAGAAAGAATTTCGATCGATAAGATTGAACAGTTTTTAAATGACAAATTGAAGAGGTAACCCCTCCCGACCTCCCCTTAATCTAAGGGGAGGGGAAAGAAAGCCCTCCTCCCTTAAGTTAAGGGAGGAGACGGAGGTGGGTTATATTTTATGGCAAAAAAGAAAATTAAAAAAACATCCAAACCTAAAAAAGTAGTATCTTCTAACAAAAAAACCTCCAGCAAAAAAATGGTGTATTTTTTTGGCGGTGGCAAAACCGAAGGCAAAGTAACCATGAAAAACTTGCTGGGTGGCAAAGGTGCTAACTTGTCCGAAATGGTGGGCTTGGGCATTGCCGTTCCTGCCGGTTTTACCATTACTACCGAAGTGTGTACTGCTTTTTACGCCAACAATAAAAAATACCCTGCCGAACTTCGTAAGCAAGTAGAAGAAGGTTTGGCTAAAACCGAAAAAGTGATGAATGCCAAATTTGGCGATGCCGAAAATCCCTTGCTCGTTTCCGTTCGTTCGGGAGCCCGAGTATCTATGCCCGGGATGATGGACACCATTTTAAACTTGGGCTTAAACGATACCACTGTGCAAGGTATTATTAAACAAAGCGGTGATGCCCGTTTTGCTTATGACAGCTACCGCCGTTTTGTGCAAATGTACTGCAACGTGGTTTTGGGCGTAAAACATTCTAAATTAGAAGACATTATCACCAACATGAAAGCTAAACGCGGTATTAAAGAAGACACCGACGTAAAGGCCGATGATTGGAAACAGATTGTTAAAGAATTTAAAGAACGCATTTTATCCATTACTGGCAAACCCTTTCCGGAAGATCCCAAAGAACAACTCTGGGGTGCTATTGGCGCTGTATTTAGTTCATGGATGGTTCCCAGGGCCATTGAATACCGCCGTATTTATGGCATTCCCGAAGAATGGGGAACTGCTGTTAACGTACAGTCGATGGTGTACGGCAACATGGGTAACGATTGTGCTACAGGCGTTGCCTTTACCCGCGATCCTGCCACCGGCGAAAAAGTATTTTTTGGTGAATACCTTATTAACGCCCAGGGCGAAGATGTGGTGGCCGGCATTCGTACACCTCAGCCTATCAACATTATTGGTAAACAAAGAAGCGGCGTAAACTTGCCTTCCATGGAAGAAACATTGCCCGAATGTTATCAGGCACTGGTTAAAATTTATAAAAAACTCGAAGCACATTATAAAGACATGCAAGATATTGAGTTTACCATCCAAAAAGGCAAAGTGTGGATGTTGCAAACTCGCAATGGCAAACGCACAGCCCAGGCTCAGGTTAAAATTGCAGTAGACATGGCCAAAGAAAAACTCATCACAAAGGAAACAGCCATCTTGCGCGTTGATCCTGCAGCCCTCGATCAGCTGTTGCACCCTACTATTGATCCTAAGGCTAAAAAGAATGTAGTAGCCAAAGGCTTACCCGCTTCTCCCGGTGCCGCTACAGGTATGGTGGTATTTACTGCCGATAAAGCTGTTGAACTTGCAGCCGAAAAAGTAATTTTAGTACGCGAAGAAACGTCTCCCGAAGATATTCACGGCATGAACGTAGCCCAGGGTATTTTAACAGCCCGTGGCGGCATGACAAGCCACGCCGCAGTGGTAGCTCGCGGTATGGGGAAATGCTGTGTAGCCGGTTGCGGCGATATTCATGTGGATGCCGAGAAAAAAGAATTTCATGTAGCGAACCAGGTTGTACGCGAAGGCGATTGGATTACACTGAACGGTTCAACAGGTGAAGTAATGTTGGGTAAAGTAGATACCATTGAGCCTCAACTTTCCGGCGATTTTGGCATTATTATGAAATGGGCCGACGAGTTCCGCCAGCTCAATGTACGCACTAATGCCGATACGCCTCACGATAGTAAAGTGGCCCGTAGTTTTGGTGCTGAAGGTATTGGTTTGTGCCGCACCGAGCACATGTTTTTTGAAAGCGACCGTATTGATGCCGTGCGTGAAATGATTTTGGCCGATAGCACCGAAGGTCGTAAAAAACCCTTGGCTAAAATTTTACCCATGCAACGCGGCGACTTTAAGGGCATTTTCCGTGAAATGAAAGGGCTACCGGTAACCATCCGCTTGCTCGACCCTCCTCTTCACGAATTTTTGCCTCACACCGATGAAGATATTAACGATTTGGCTCAAAAAATTGGTGTGGATGCCATTATTCTTAAACGCAAAAATGCAACCTTGCATGAATTTAACCCCATGCTGGGTCACCGTGGTTGCCGTTTAGCTATTACCTTCCCTGAAATTTACGATATGCAAGTACGCGCCATTATGGAAGCAGCTTGCGAACTGGTCATTGAAGAAAATTTTAAAATTATTCCCGAAATCATGATTCCCTTAGTAGGTCATGTGAAAGAATTGGCTATTTTACGCAACAACGCCATCCGCGTTTGCGAAGAAGTGCTGAAAGAAAAGGGTGTAAAAATTAAGTACCTCATTGGTACCATGATTGAGTTACCCCGTGCGGCTATTACAGCCGATGAAATTGCCCAAGAGGCCGAGTTTTTTAGCTATGGCACCAACGACTTAACCCAAACTGCTTTGGGTATTTCTCGCGACGATGCTCAAAAATTTTTACCGGCCTACGTGGAACAAAAAATTTACAAGACCGACCCGTTTGTATCCCTCGATCAATCAGGTGTGGGCCAGTTGATCAAAATTGGTGCTGAAAAAGGTAGATCTACCCGTCCCGATATTAAACTAGGGATTTGCGGGGAACATGGCGGCGATCCCGAATCGGTTATTTTTTGCCATGGTGCAGGGCTCGATTATGTGAGCTGTTCTCCCTACCGTGTGCCTATTGCCCGCTTGGCTGCAGCCCATGCGGCCTTAAAAAACCCACGGAAAATGAAGAAGAAATAAAACTTCCAGGCCCCTGAAAAGGGGCCTTTTTTTTGCCCTCTCCCGTGCTACAATAGAGGCATGGATTTTGTAACTCATTTACTGCTTGCCTTTATCCCTCTTTTTGTAGCGGCCGATCCAGTAGGACTAGCCGCTATGTTTGCCGCCATGACACGACACATGACCGAAGACCAAGCGCGCAAAGTAGCTATTCAGGCTGTATTTACAGCCTTTGGCGTGGGGCTTGGTTTTATGTTTTTAGGGCAAGCTATTTTTAGTGTGGTAGGCATTACCGTGGGCGATTTTCAAATTGCGGGCGGCTTGGTACTTTTCTTTTTATCGGCGCAGGATCTTTTAGGTTATACGCATGCTCCTACCGAAGATCGTGATGATATCGCGATTGTGCCCCTAGGCATGCCGCTCATTGCGGGTCCTGCCATGATTACAGCTCTTTTATCGCTTTCTAAAACTGTTGGGCTATTCCCCACTCTTACTGCCTTAACCGCAATTATGATGCTTACAGCGCTGCTTTTTATTAAAAGCCGCCTTCTTAAAAAAATAATAGGCGTTAAGGGACTAAAAGCCTTTTCTAAAATCATTCATTTGCTTTTGATTGCCATTGCCGTGAACATGATACGCCATGGTATTGAAAACTTCATCCGCCAAACACCGTAACTAATTAGATTAAAAAACAATTGTAAAAGCCTCTAAAATTATCTATGCCTGATCTCTCATGAAGCACTTCAAAACAGGCGTTTTGGTTTTTACACTTTTTACGGCAGTGGCATGTACCAAAAGCAGCGATATTTTTCCGGACGTACCGGTAGATGTAACCGCCGATGATTTTGAAATTCCTAACCCCATTGCCATTATTAACGACACCGTTAACACTCAACTTATTGTTGTTAATTCTAACGTCGATTTCTTTTTTGATGGTGGCTCTATAACCACTTTTGACGTCGATGGCACCGACCCCGATAATCCGGTTTTAACTCCTACAGCCGCTTTGGCTACCGCCAACTATGCAGGAAATGTTGTATTTGATGGTGCCAGTCTTTATGTCCCCTTTCGCGAACATGCTGAAGATGATGAAGAATCAGACCGTTTAGCCAAATATACTATTGGATCAGCCTCTATTACATTAGATACCGAAACCACCACTGCCAAAAACCCTTTTGGTATTGCCCTTTCTGCGGGCGGTTTGTTAACGGTAGTATGTGATAACGAACTCGATATTTATAACACCTCGCTTGAAATTCAAAACACGGTAGATTTAACAACAGCCGATGATGCCGGTCTTGCTGATGCTACGGCTCTGTATGTTGAAAACGTAGCCATTGATGATGCCAATAACCGTGCTTACATTACCAACCGATCTGATCGTATGTTTGTAGTGAGTTTAGATACCAATGCCATTACCCATGTAATAGACGGCCCTGAAAATTCCCGTTTTATTGTAAACGATGGTTCCAATTTTTATGTTACCGATGGTAACGATGCCTCCCTCTGGATTCTAGACCCAACTCTACTCCCAGCAGCAGCCGATCCTGTAGAAGTAGTTGATGATTCCGAAGTGTTTGTAGACGTTATGGACTTAGGTGCTGCTCCCAATGGGATTTTAGTAGATACCGCAACTAACCGCATTTACGCCACCAATTCTAACGATAAAACTCTATCGGTTTTTGATTTAACCACACATAACGAATTGGCCCGTATTTCGCTGGATGAAGACGATACCGATTTAGATGATGTGAGATTTCCACTAGCCCTTGCAACTGGCACTTTTGATGGTACCGATTATATTTTTGTATCAGGTTTTGAAACCAACAATATTGCTGTTATTCGATCGGATACTCTAAAATTGGTAGCTGTTTACGAATAACAAAAGATATGAAAAAACTTACACTCTTGAGCACTTTTTTGTTTTTTACAGCCTGCGCCGGCAGCGGGGGTGATGGTATTTTTTTGGAACCTGCTTCTTTAGCTGTTGATTCAACCAATAGTCGTGTTTTTGTACTTGAAAATGAAGGACGTCTTATTGCTGTTGATGCCACAAATCAAGATGACATTGGTGATCAGCCTCGTATTTCCAGAAAACGTAACGCAGATATACACGATTTACTCCCTTCGTCTCCCGCCCATACGGCTGTTTATAGCGACGGAACCACATCACGCCTGTTTATTAGTGGGGCCATTGCTAACGATGAAGGTAATTTAGTGACAAACCGCATTACAGTTTTGGATTTTGATGGCACTACTTTCTCCATCTCTGGCATATCTCCCATTACCGTGGATGATGGCAATGATGGCACAACGGATACCGATGATGTATTAGGTGATTTAGTTGTCGATCAAGCAAATGGTCTTTTATATGTAAGTAATGTTTCTAACGGAAATCTTTTTGTTTATAACACAAGCGATGGAACAGAAGATGTAGCTGCTATTGCTATTGGCGGCGAACCCAATCAGATGAGTTTAGATAATGACCGTTTGTATATTGCCAACACCTCAACGGTAGAAGCTGAACAGGTCATTACCGTTGTCAATACAGTCGACAATAGCCTTACCGAAATTGATTTAGATGCTCCTACAAGTGATGTGAGTGTATCTACAAACGATGCTGGCACTATAATGTTAGCCACACAATCCTCCGGCGGGCAAAAAGTTTTTGTGCGCTTGGTTGATACCGCTACCTATGCAGCATCAACAGCCATAAGCGCAGGAGATGATTCGGCTCAAGATGGCGAATTGGTAAGCGGGTTGGGGTTAACATCAACCGTGGGTGGCGTTATTGTGGTATCAAACGGCACCAGTCTGTTTGGATATGTGGGTCAAGCCGATGGCGATGCAGCCTTTATTAGTTTTGCCAACGATCTCTCTTCATTTACAACCACTTCGCTTATTTCATCCACTAGTGTTTTAGAACAACCGGTTGTGTATGCCGATGGCAGCACGGATGCAATCGTGTATATGCTCGCCACTTCTTCTGGCGATTTGGTATGGGTAGATGCTGGAGATAACGGCTTAGATGCGCGCTTTTAACCTTTCATTTCTTTTAACAAACTACGGCTCATCCAAAATAAAAATAAAACGCCCGCTATAAGTGCTCCCCAGAGTATTCTTTGAGCACCCACTTTTTTATCGGATACTACTGGCATTAACAATTTATCGGGACCCCCTAAATCTATTTTTTCTCCAATAATAGCCGTACCATAATTTTGTTTACCCAAGGTCACATTGGGTGTCCCTAACACATTTTCAACCTTAAATGTTGCGGGTTCAACAATAGCCGAGCCAAAGGCTAAAGTAAAAGGACCATTCCCTTGAGCTAAAAATACGAGATCATGCGGGTAATATCCCAACTCCAGTTCAACATCACCCGAACCTACTCCTCCTTCTTTTTCTGTAAATTCCACAATAAAATATCTGCCTCGAGCAAGCCTCTCAAAAGCTTGAGTTTTCGAATAAACAGCCTCTCCCTTCTCTGCCAGCTTAAAAGCAAACCCGCTAGCCAGATAAAATCCATCTGGCTTCCAGTCTTTACCAGAAGCGTAAAGCAAATAAGGAACCACTGTATTATTTTGTGGCAAATTGATTTTTACATTATACCAGGGATAAGCGCCGCCCATATCAAAGCCATAGCGGTTGTCGCCCAGCTTTATACCCTTTATGCGAACTCTCTTTGCGTCCTGCAAATAACTCTCACCCGGCTTTTTAAACAAAACCTGCTTTAAATCAAAAATAGGTTTTTCATCGTGAAATATAATTCTGTAGTATTTATATTTGTCACTTCTTGCCGATAAATCAATTTCTCGCTGCTCCAAAACATGCTCACCTTGTTGCATCATCGCTAAAGCTTCAGTGTCCGACAACGTAAACCAACTACTTAAATTATCACTCCCTTCTACACTCACAAGAGTCATAAAAACAGCACTGGGGCTATCCCATTTTAAAATAATTTTTTCCGGGCTAAAATCTAACTGTGAAGCATCTATTAAAAACCCCACCCTTTTTTTATCGCCAGTAACTGCAGCATTTTTGGTTTTAGTTTTTAAAATCCCCTTAAAATATTCAATTTCCATTTCATTACCTTGTTCTACATCAAGGGGATAAAAAGAAAGATTCGTAAACACTTCTTTTCCTAAAACACTTTTCTGACCCGATACAAGAGTATGTGGCACAACAAGACTTTCTCCATTAAAAACCCGCATATCACCCCATTCGCCATTTACCGTGCTTTGATAAACTGTATCAGGTAATTCCATTTTATTAAGTGAGGCTTGCGCATCTACATCAAGCTTATACCCATAAGCAAAATCTTGCGGCACCGGAACAGCAGCACGCAGTGGCAATGACCATAAAAGAATGGATACAAGTAATATTTTATACATTTTTTACCTCCTGTTTAGGGGGAAGCGGTGAAAAATAACCCACAACCAATATAAGCATTCCAGACCCCATAAAAGCTATAATACGATAGAGGCTATCGATACGCTTCATATCAACACCCACTAGTTTAATGACTGTTACTAAAAGCAACGCAACACCCACTTGCCATATTAATCGGCTCTTGTTTTTTGTTCCTCCCAGCATCAACACCATTGCAAAACATGTCCATAATAACGACATAAGAGCTTGGAAAAGCGGCGTTTGCAGTAAAACCTGAGAAGAATATACAAGCTCCGTATAAAATGAAATGGTGCGTGCCAATACAAGATTGAGAAACACAAAAATGCTAATGCCCACACAAGACATCCACATCATTTTTTGTTTAGAATTTATGATTCCATTTTTTTCAGATCTTTTAATCCAATAAAAAAGTAACATTATAATGGCAACACTAAATAAATCGGCAAAATTTAAAAACGGTAAATATGAATTAAGAAGAACGCTTACTCCTGAATGGTGCGGGATTATCAGAAAAAACCAAACTAATAATACAGCTGTAACCACGTTTAACGCCTTCATGTAGACATTGCTTTTTTGCGCAAATGGCCAGAAGTTTTTATGACTCAGTTTTACAATTGTAAAACTGGATAATATAAATGCCAAAATGGGGCCAAAATAATATTTATCTTTAAACATAAAAAGGGATTCATCAGCGGCATAAAGTTGCATTTTAAAAGTCATTTGCACAATTTGAAACAGGTGCCCTACAAAAAGAAAAACTGCATACAAATTTAAAGCGTGCATAAGCAACTTAACATACGTTGTTCCATCGTTTTTATAGAGATAGTAGGATTGCGCCAATAAACAGGCTGCTAACGATAAAACCACATGCCATTGGGGTAAACTGTAAAAATGATCCCCAACAATTATGACCATACCTATAACGCTAGCCGGGAAAACAAGAGGAACAAAACATTTAATATTTTCCCATTTTAAAATTACCGACACAAATTGCCAAAATAGAATTGATGTTGCTATAAAAATGAGTATAGCGGTATCAAGATAGGCAAATGAAATATGCTTACTCAGCTCGAAAATAAAAATGAAATTAAACCAAAAGTGTCCAAAAAATACACACCACCCATAAAAAAATGTTTCTCCTGGCTTAAGAACATTTTTGTTTTTAAAATATTGGTACGAAAAAAATAAGTGCCCAATAGCTAAAATAAGGAACACAACAAAAATTTCGTTCACAAACAGTGTATGGCCATGATCCTTTGTTAATAGTTCAATAACCCTAATACTCCCCATAATAATTAACAAAAAACCCGCCAAACGTGGCAAAATACGCGCCTGCTTAAGCCCCATCCAGGCAACACCACAGCCTTCTATTACCCAAACAATACTGGTTGCCGACTTATCCAAAGCGAGTGGAACAGCGAGTGTAAAAAAGCCAATGCCTAGGGCCACAAAACCTTGCACAATAAGCTTTAGCGTTTCGGCATATTTGTTCCACATTAGCCGCCCTACAGTAATATAGAGCGCACTTAATAAAATTGAAAAAATGGCAAGAGCATTATTACTTTCAAAAACGAGAGATTGATAAAAAATAGTAATGAGCGGCGTACCAAAAACCAGTGTAGCATCAACAGGATTAGATTTTCCGTTTGTCTTTTTTATGGCAAATAAAATGGAAACCGCAAAAAAGATGGTAAAAAAGAGCAAAATAAATGGTTCGGTCGTACTAAAATTTTGAGGAGTATAATATTTAAATCCCCAGATAGTGCCAACACCATAGGTAAAAAAGAAACCAATCAAATTAAGAACTCGCCACGACTGATAATAAGCTACACCCAAAATACCCAAATTAAGCACAGCATAATATCCAAATAACGCCACATGGTTACCCGATCCGGTAGAGGCCAAAATGGGCGCCATAAATCCACCTAAAAAACCCGTAATAGCCATCGCTTTATTACGTTGAACTACCGAAAGTAAAACGCTGATCACCACGGTAATAACAAGAAGCGTAAAAGTAAATCCGGCAGGAATTAGATGATAAAGCCTATAAGAGGCAAAAATAGTGAGATAAAATACAGCCAGCCCTAGGCCCTGCAAAAAAAGCCCATATTGCCCTTTTTTGCGTAAAAACCAGCCCAGCCCCAGCAAGCCTAAAGCCATAAGGGCTGCCATAGCCAAACGATATTCAATAGGGAAAAGTCCGCGATCGGAAACATATTTTACTAAAAAAACAATACCTAAAAAAAGAACAATACCTCCAATGCGAAACACCAAATTTCCTCCAGTAAAAAAATTTTTAATAAATGTTGTAACAGGATCAGGTTTTCTAGGAATTACCGGTATTGACCTGGGGGTAGTAGATGCGGCTGGTGGCGGTATATTAACACTTATAGAGGGAGCGGGACTCTCAGAAGCCAATGCCTTTTCTGGGGTTTTATCAGGCTTTACTTCTGTTTGTACAGAATCAGGCGGTATTGCACTATCGGGTTTTTGCTTTAACCGGTCAATTTCTAGGTACAATTGCGAAATTTTTTGTTCAAAATCTTTTTGTCCAATTTTTCCAGTACTTTTAATAATTGCAATTATTGAGATTACCAGTGCAATAAAAACCCAAAAAGCCATAATACCCCCTTATTAAAGAAAGAGTAGATTAAACACCCTTTTTAAAGCGAAGTCATGATTTATTTAAATAGACCCACTGTCGGGCCATTCGGGGGCTAATTCGGGAACATGGGTAGAAATAACGTAGATTAAGGCTTTCACATCATCCACAAAAGTCAGTGCTTCGGTTCCATCTTCAAAAAATACATCATGTACATCCTGTTTTACTGCGTCCCAATCAATGTCGCTGTCATCGGGATATGTGTAACTTAACAGATCAATTAACCACTCAACATCATCTTCGGTATAGCTTGCACTGTAAGTGGCCTCTCCCCCCTGATATTCCTTGCAATAATCAACTACGCGCGGTGCATAAGTTTGCGTTTCATCATGCATATGGTCTAAAAAGTCACTGCCATAAACTTCCAACGCATTGGCGGCGCCATAGGCACCACCATTATAAGCAGCAGCTTGCCACAATGCTTTGCCATCATCACTTTGAAAAAGATCTACAGCATTGTCTTCCACAAAATTGTACGTGTTAAATAAAAGATACTGTTGCCAGTAAAAATAAAGTCCTGACGCAATAACTCCATGCGGAAAATTCACCACACTCGATACATCGGTGCCGTCTATGTCGTGTTGAGATGGGTCTAGTGTGAGTCTAAATTGATCGCTTGAGGGAATTTCACCAAAATAGGATTCCTGATCTACAAAAAGATCATCTTCATAGTAATCGCTGTCACGATCTGTCCAAAACCAGCCCGACACTCGGTTTGGATAGCTATCGTTTAGCTGTGCCTGGCCAAAAGTATTGGTAATTTGAAAACAACCTTCACCATTAGATGAAGAAACCGCTGCACAATTGCCTGATGATTCGGCCGAAAGAACGCCCATTAAAAAATAGGGATTGATCTTAAAACGTACCGAGGTCCAGGCAATAAAGAAAAGGTCTTCTTTGGAAAGAAGAAGCTCTAGCCCATTAACCTCGGCATCCACACTATTTAAAACAAAAGTAGAAATTGCATTGGCATCATAATCAAAGTCACATACATCGCTTGTAAGTTCCTCCTGATTGCCCACATCCCTGTAGGTATCGGCAATCACTTCGTATGGAGGGCCACAAATAGTATCATCCACACACATATCATCAAGGCTAGCCGAGGCATAAATAGTTTGAGAACCAGGGCTTGGATTTCCCCCTATTTCACGAATAGGATCTCCTTCTCCATTATTGCCACCAAATATACCAAAAGGATCAAATACATCTTCAAAATTACAGGACGATAGAAAGCAGACAATCAGAATAAAAAATAGAGAGCGTTTCATGTAGGGATATACCCTATCATACCTTGACCGTATTAAACATTAATTGTTTGTTAATTAATTCAAAATTTGATATTTTTATTCTTTATGAATATTTTTCTATTTTCTGTTATTGCTGCTTTTATTCCTGTGTCTGTTTATGTTCTTTTTTTACGCTGGCTCGATCGTTACGAACCCGAGCCACTTCTCCACACGGGGCTTGCTTTTTTAGGCGGAGCCACCCTTTCGGTTGGGTTTTCTTTTGTTATCAATACCGCTATTTCTGCTATTGGTTACTCTGTAATGACCGAATCGGGCAGTGAATTTTTTTCGGCCGCTGTTGTAGCCCCCTTTGTTGAAGAAATTAACAAAGGTTTAGTTGTGTTACTGTTTTTTATTTTAAGTGACGAGTTTGATACTGTTACCGATGGTATTTTTTACGGTGCCGTAGTGGGGCTTGGTTTTGCATTTTCCGAAAATATCTATTATTTCACCAATGTATATAAGTCGGGAGGGCAGTTTAACTGGTTTGACAATATTTATACCCGTAGTCTGTTATCGGCAGGGGTTCATGCTAGTGCTACAGGCCTTTTTGGTGCTGCAGTTGCTTACTCATACCGTCATAAATGGCTTGAAAAAATAGGCACCTTTTTGGTGGGGCTTATGTTGGCCATGATGGTCCATTCTTTTTGGAACGCTCTTCTCACCGAAGCCTCTCTTTCTCAAGATCGCGTTTTACAATTAGTTCCGTTTATTGGCCTACCCATCATCATGCTCACTATGTTTTTGATGTTTCAAATTTCGGTTTATAAAGAAAGTGCCATTATCGAACAGGAATTATTATTTGAATCTCAAAATGGAGTTATACCTCCTGAACACATCAGTTTTATTAAATCCTATTTTGCCCGATCCAAAGATCATTGGCTGGAAAAACATGTTCCTAAAGATAAATATATAGATCTTACCACGAGCCTAGCATTTACTCGTAATCGTATTTTTTTATCACCTACTCATAAAAGACCGGCACTCGAAAAAACAGCCGAAGAACTTAGAGGCAAAATTAAAAGCTTGCTGGCAAAAAATCCATGATAAAAATTAACAATAATAAAGGGAATATTTTACGCACTGTTTTGGTAATTGTAGCTTACATTACCTTTTTTATTGGCGCTTTCATTTTTAAACACACCTACAAATCCAAAATGCTGCGCGATTTTCCAGCAACTCATACGGCCAAGCAGTTTTTGCTGGCCCATCCACAAGTTGCTGCTACTTTGGGCGATAACATTGTGTATGGTTCAAATCTTGGTGGCAGCTTTACGTATAACAACCAGGGTGGAGATGGCACTATTGCTTTTCCAGTAGCGGGTTCCAAGGCTAATGGTGTGATAAAGGTAACACTGGTTCAAGATGGAAATAATATGCCCTGGTTTGTAAGCAAAGCCGTGTTTAAAGGACCAGAAAAAAAGGAATACCCTCTAGATACTCCTGCCGACTGGCTTAAACAGGCATACGCAGCTTTAGATAATTTAAACGAAAAAGAAGCTGTTCTCATGTGTGAGCGCCTTAAAACAGCTGTACCTGATGATGAGAACGTTACTTATTGTGAATCGGAATTGGCTTTTAACCGATACGAAGACCATCGCTATATAGAGTTAAAGCGAATTTTGGCCGAAAAATATCCGCAATATGCACGCTACGAATCTGAATTAGGAAATGCCTTTTACGAATTAGGGCAACCTCAAAGTGCTATTGTATACTACAACAAGGCCTGGGACATAAAACCCGACATTCAAACGGCTGGATGGATTGCCGCGTTGCATTTAGATGACAATCAACTAGATCAGGCTAAAATTTGGCTCGATAAAGCCTATGCTCTTGGCAAGCCTACGGCCTATATCGATTACTTAGAAGGTCTGTATTTACTTAAAAAGAACGATCCTAAGCTCGCCATCAGCTATTTTAATTATTCGCGTGAAGCCGATCCTATGTACGAATACCCTTACTTTGGACTGGCTACAGCCTATCAAACTTTAGGACAAGATACCGATGCGGTTTATTATTACGAACAGGGAATTTCACGCAAACCTACCGGTGTTTTAAAATTTAGAAAAGCCCTGGTTAATTTGTTGATTAAAATGAAATACACCGACGATGCTATTTATCATTTACTTAAAATTGCCGATTATCATCCAACCGATGTAGAAGGTTTGCAAAAATTGGCACAAATATATGATTCTCAGGGCCGTACCTCAAGCGGCGATTGGGCCCGGCAAAAAATTGCCGAGATTCAAGCTAAAGCCCAGCCTAACAACAACTCTCTTTAATGTTTGAACTAGACACCCTTATTGCCGGTATTTTCTTTAGCATTATTGGCTTTTATGCTTGGCGTTACGGCCGGCAAAATAACAGTGCCCGCCATATGCTGTTGGGCGTAGGCTTAATGGCTTACGGTTATTTTATACCCAATATTTGGTTATGCCTTCTTCTG
This genomic window from bacterium contains:
- a CDS encoding DUF2339 domain-containing protein codes for the protein MAFWVFIALVISIIAIIKSTGKIGQKDFEQKISQLYLEIDRLKQKPDSAIPPDSVQTEVKPDKTPEKALASESPAPSISVNIPPPAASTTPRSIPVIPRKPDPVTTFIKNFFTGGNLVFRIGGIVLFLGIVFLVKYVSDRGLFPIEYRLAMAALMALGLLGLGWFLRKKGQYGLFLQGLGLAVFYLTIFASYRLYHLIPAGFTFTLLVITVVISVLLSVVQRNKAMAITGFLGGFMAPILASTGSGNHVALFGYYAVLNLGILGVAYYQSWRVLNLIGFFFTYGVGTIWGFKYYTPQNFSTTEPFILLFFTIFFAVSILFAIKKTNGKSNPVDATLVFGTPLITIFYQSLVFESNNALAIFSILLSALYITVGRLMWNKYAETLKLIVQGFVALGIGFFTLAVPLALDKSATSIVWVIEGCGVAWMGLKQARILPRLAGFLLIIMGSIRVIELLTKDHGHTLFVNEIFVVFLILAIGHLFFSYQYFKNKNVLKPGETFFYGWCVFFGHFWFNFIFIFELSKHISFAYLDTAILIFIATSILFWQFVSVILKWENIKCFVPLVFPASVIGMVIIVGDHFYSLPQWHVVLSLAACLLAQSYYLYKNDGTTYVKLLMHALNLYAVFLFVGHLFQIVQMTFKMQLYAADESLFMFKDKYYFGPILAFILSSFTIVKLSHKNFWPFAQKSNVYMKALNVVTAVLLVWFFLIIPHHSGVSVLLNSYLPFLNFADLFSVAIIMLLFYWIKRSEKNGIINSKQKMMWMSCVGISIFVFLNLVLARTISFYTELVYSSQVLLQTPLFQALMSLLWTCFAMVLMLGGTKNKSRLIWQVGVALLLVTVIKLVGVDMKRIDSLYRIIAFMGSGMLILVVGYFSPLPPKQEVKNV
- a CDS encoding PrsW family intramembrane metalloprotease: MNIFLFSVIAAFIPVSVYVLFLRWLDRYEPEPLLHTGLAFLGGATLSVGFSFVINTAISAIGYSVMTESGSEFFSAAVVAPFVEEINKGLVVLLFFILSDEFDTVTDGIFYGAVVGLGFAFSENIYYFTNVYKSGGQFNWFDNIYTRSLLSAGVHASATGLFGAAVAYSYRHKWLEKIGTFLVGLMLAMMVHSFWNALLTEASLSQDRVLQLVPFIGLPIIMLTMFLMFQISVYKESAIIEQELLFESQNGVIPPEHISFIKSYFARSKDHWLEKHVPKDKYIDLTTSLAFTRNRIFLSPTHKRPALEKTAEELRGKIKSLLAKNP